One Setaria viridis chromosome 7, Setaria_viridis_v4.0, whole genome shotgun sequence genomic region harbors:
- the LOC117865339 gene encoding pentatricopeptide repeat-containing protein At5g13770, chloroplastic, with amino-acid sequence MAKCYSDWPPIPPLHPSRRTPPQSHASPCAIRRQVASFVLHCSRSCASPLLEPTKNLPDEFPAVPAAAPVSPPLPDAALKLGISNKFIRGFCSDPQTEQLAFECYRRALLQPGFLPEKKTANALTVQLLRAKQWGSLELLVEDFRAYGVLPEKRTCARLVACCIRARQFGLADAVLGVLKAKKGAPAVMAFAAAMQAYNKLHMYRSTVLLYGQARVARLPLSTDGYRAAMAACAALGEPDMVASLFKLYRSQKWHPSEDSGEAYAIVCDAMGKAGRALDALRCLREMEADGLSPDAAIYSSVIGALADAREKAAAEDLYHEAWDSKMLGDPDMFLKLTVMHVEAGVVEETIEVAKDMRQIGLRVTDCILSTIINGFVKRRGLKPAIRAYDKLVFIGCEPGQVTYASVINVYCRLGRSDRAEAVFSEMIGRGFEKCVVAYGNMISMYGKIRRASEAMKLLAMMKQKGCEPNVLVYNSLLDMHGRLGNAKQAEKIWKEMARRKVRPDQISYTGIILANNRAGELHRCVELYQEFREAGGKVDKSMAGLMAGVFSKCSRFNELIELLKDMNATKLDRRLYMSVLRSLRDAGLEVHVKWLKSNFTFVEEKT; translated from the coding sequence ATGGCCAAATGCTACTCCGATTGGCCCCCGATTCCGCCTCTGCATCCATCGCGGAGAACGCCGCCGCAATCCCACGCCTCCCCGTGTGCGATCAGGCGGCAGGTCGCGTCCTTCGTGCTCCACTGCTCTAGGTCCtgcgcctcccctctcctcgaGCCCACCAAGAACCTGCCCGATGAGTTCCCGgccgtgccggcggcggcgccggtgtcgccgccgctgccggacgcCGCCCTGAAGCTCGGCATATCCAACAAGTTCATCCGGGGCTTCTGCAGCGACCCGCAGACCGAGCAGCTCGCCTTCGAGTGCTACCGGCGGGCGCTGCTCCAACCGGGGTTCCTGCCGGAGAAGAAGACGGCCAACGCGCTGACCGTGCAGCTGCTCCGTGCCAAGCAGTGGGGCTCGCTCGAGCTCCTCGTTGAGGACTTCAGAGCCTACGGCGTGCTCCCGGAGAAGCGGACCTGCGCGCGGCTCGTCGCCTGCTGCATCAGGGCGAGGCAGTTcggcctcgccgacgccgtgcTCGGGGTCCTCAAGGCGAAGAAGGGGGCGCCCGCCGTCATGGCCTTCGCCGCGGCGATGCAGGCATACAACAAGCTGCACATGTACCGGAGCACGGTGCTGCTGTACGGGCAGGCGCGGGTGGCCCGCCTGCCGCTGAGCACCGACGGCTACCGCGCCGCGATGGCGGCGTGCGCCGCGCTCGGCGAGCCGGACATGGTGGCGTCGCTGTTCAAGCTCTACAGGTCCCAGAAATGGCACCCCTCCGAAGACTCCGGGGAGGCGTACGCCATCGTCTGCGACGCGATGGGGAAGGCGGGCAGAGCCCTGGACGCGCTGCGGTGCCTGCGCGAGATGGAAGCCGACGGGCTCTCGCCGGACGCCGCGATCTACTCCTCCGTCATCGGCGCTCTGGCAGACGCCCGGGAGAAGGCTGCGGCGGAGGACCTGTACCACGAGGCCTGGGACAGCAAGATGCTCGGGGATCCCGACATGTTCCTGAAGCTGACCGTGATGCACGTCGAGGCCGGGGTGGTGGAGGAAACCATAGAGGTCGCAAAGGACATGAGGCAGATCGGCCTCAGGGTCACGGACTGCATCCTCTCGACGATCATCAATGGCTTTGTGAAGAGGAGAGGCCTGAAGCCAGCCATCAGAGCGTACGACAAGCTGGTGTTCATAGGGTGTGAGCCTGGCCAGGTCACCTACGCCTCGGTCATCAACGTGTACTGCCGGCTCGGTCGGAGCGACAGGGCGGAGGCCGTCTTCTCGGAGATGATCGGCCGGGGCTTCGAGAAGTGCGTGGTCGCCTACGGCAACATGATCTCCATGTACGGTAAGATCAGGAGAGCATCGGAGGCCATGAAGCTTCTGGCCATGATGAAGCAGAAGGGGTGCGAGCCCAACGTGCTGGTGTACAATTCCCTGCTCGATATGCACGGCAGGCTCGGGAACGCGAAGCAGGCCGAGAAGATCTGGAAGGAGATGGCGCGGCGCAAGGTCCGGCCCGACCAGATCAGCTACACGGGCATCATCCTGGCGAACAACCGGGCGGGGGAGCTGCACCGGTGCGTGGAGTTGTACCAGGAGTTCAGGGAGGCCGGGGGAAAGGTGGACAAGTCCATGGCCGGGCTCATGGCCGGGGTGTTCTCCAAGTGCAGCCGGTTCAACGAGCTCATCGAGCTGCTCAAGGACATGAATGCCACAAAGCTGGACAGGAGGCTATACATGAGCGTCCTGCGAAGCCTCCGGGACGCCGGGCTTGAGGTCCATGTGAAGTGGCTCAAAAGTAACTTCACGTTCGTGGAAGAGAAAACTTGA
- the LOC117862641 gene encoding uncharacterized protein — translation MEAYVLFARGKQAIRFEEQEEDIGCDSSAAGSSTSSSDEVELADDASSSGSTGDHFEMASLMTQLPIKRGLSKFFDGKSQSFASLAAVAGLEDLPKPPAKRLKASRSCGVGLKDAHRGSLAAPAAGKKQAPRARLSAPRRLMRMRPLVTARPAAAAGQPLLFA, via the exons ATGGAGGCCTACGTCCTGTTCGCGCGCGGCAAGCAGGCGATCAGAttcgaggagcaggaggaggacatCGGCTGCGACTCGTCCGCGGCGGGTTCCTCAACGTCGTCGTCGGATGAGGTGGAGCTCGCCGACGACGCCAGCTCGTCGGGGTCGACCGGCGACCACTTCGAGATGGCCTCCCTCATGACGCAGCTCCCAATCAA GAGGGGCCTGTCCAAGTTCTTCGACGGCAAGTCGCAGTCGTTCGCgtcgctggcggcggtggccggcctgGAGGACCTGCCCAAGCCGCCGGCGAAGCGCCTCAAGGCGTCGCGGAGCTGCGGCGTCGGCCTCAAGGACGCGCACCGCGGCAGCCtcgccgcgcccgcggccggcAAGAAGCAGGCCCCCAGGGCGCGCCTGTCGGCGCCGAGGAGACTGATGCGGATGCGGCCCCTCGtgacggcgaggccggcggcggcggctgggcagCCCCTGCTATTTGCCTAG
- the LOC117863816 gene encoding uncharacterized protein, translating to MAAGGAADGDQRWLVECLTATLDTARDVRAYAEESLRQASLLPGYGAALTKVTINKEIPFGLRQLAAVLLKQFIKQHWQEDEENFVPPVVSASEKVVIRQLLLTSLDDSHGKIRTAISMAVAAIGQQDWPEDWPELLPLLLNLITDQNNGNGVRGALRCLALLSDDLDDTCVPKLVPELFPSLYRIISSPHLYENSLRAKALAILHSCISMLGSMSGVYKRDTASLMTSMLDPLIEQFSIILNSPLQSQNPDDWSMQMEVLKCLLQLVQNFPRLPEAKISAILPSLWQTFISSFKIYHLSSIQGSEDLDSVDYDSDGSERSLESFEIQLFELWTTIVGNSRLAKVIGGNIKELAYYTIAFQQITEEQVQSWSRDANQYVADEDDVTYSCRVSGSLLLEEIVTAFEDYGINSILEASKMRFHESQELKQAGSADWWRLHEASLFALGSLSEQLCEAQDSGFAKYNVRDLLEQMLTDIMVTGVHEYPFLHARAFSIVAKFSSVISKEVSEQYLCYAARAIASDVPPPVKVGACRALAQLLPESNQDLIQPNVMGILSSLVDLLRQASDETLHLVLETLQSAIKSGGEQSTLIEPIISPIILDVWAQHIADPFISIDAIEVVEAIKNAPGCLQPLVSRILPTIGSILGKPKIQPDGLVAGSLDLLAMILKNAPTVVVKAVFDTCFVSTVQIVLQSDDHGEMQNATECLAAFISGGRQELLVWGGEQGHTLKMLLDAASRLLDPMLESSVSLFVGSFVLQLILQMPSHLSAHIPDLIAAIVRRMQTSSIAGLKSSLIVIIARLVHLSVPNVDQFINLLLSIPAQGYGNSLVYIMSAWSELQGEIQGAYQIKVTTTALALLISTRHPELSKVEVQGHLIKTSTGITTRSKARVAPDQWTKIPLPAKIFSLLADTLAEIQEQIGGGSDDDCEEDSDWEEVHNGDTSIPDDIIYSASVPSNANPSVEHLNAMAKVFDEDEDDSYDDDLTKNDPVNEVKLADFLTNIFTNLWENDRPLFEYLCQGLSDSQRSAVEKVLRK from the exons AtggcggccgggggcgccgccgacggcgaccaGCGGTGGCTTGTGGAGTGCCTGACGGCCACGCTCGACACCGCGCGCGATGTCCGCGCCTACGCCGAGGAGTCGCTCCGCCAGGCCTCCCTCCTTCCCG GATATGGAGCTGCCCTTACAAAAGTCACAATCAACAAAGAGATCCCGTTTGGTTTACGTCAG CTTGCCGCTGTCTTGCTAAAGCAGTTCATCAAGCAGCATTGGCAAGAAGATGAAGAGAATTTCGTGCCCCCTGTTGTTTCTGCTTCTGAAAAG GTGGTCATACGGCAGCTCCTGCTTACGTCATTGGATGATTCTCATGGGAAGATTCGCACTGCTATCAGCATGGCTGTAGCAGCTATTGGGCAACAAGACTGGCCTGAAGACTGGCCTGAGTTACTTCCCCTTCTCTTAAACTTAATCACTGACCAAAACAATGGCAATGGAG TTCGTGGAGCATTAAGATGCCTAGCCCTTTTGTCCGATGATCTGGATGATACATGTGTTCCGAAGTTGGTGCCAGAGCTATTCCCATCATTGTATAGAATAATATCATCTCCTCAT CTGTATGAAAATTCTCTCCGGGCAAAGGCTCTTGCAATACTCCATTCATGTATTTCCATGCTTGGATCAATGAGTGGTGTTTATAAG AGAGATACTGCCAGTTTAATGACTTCGATGCTTGATCCACTAATAGAGCAATTCTCCATCATTTTAAATTCCCCATTGCAGTCCCAAAATCCTGATGACTGGAGCATGCAGATGGAG GTGCTGAAATGTTTACTTCAGCTTGTACAGAACTTTCCCAGGTTGCCTGAAGCTAAAATTTCTG CCATTCTACCATCTCTGTGGCAGACATTTATTTCGTCGTTCAAGATCTATCACCTATCATCCATTCAAGGTTCAGAGGATTTAGATTCTGTTGATTATGATTCTGATGGCAGTGAAAGAAGTCTCGAGTCCTTTGAGATTCAG TTATTTGAACTATGGACAACAATTGTGGGTAATTCTAGATTAGCAAAG GTTATTGGGGGGAACATAAAGGAGCTAGCATACTATACTATAGCCTTTCAACAAATAACTGAAGAACAG GTGCAAAGCTGGTCTCGTGATGCTAACCAGTATGTTGCTGATGAGGATGACGTTACTTATAGCTGTCGTGTGTCTG GGTCTCTTTTGCTGGAAGAGATAGTAACTGCTTTTGAAGATTATGGAATCAACTCAATTTTGGAAGCTTCAAAAATGCGTTTTCATGAATCTCAAGAATTGAAACAAGCGGGTTCTGCTGACTGGTGGAGG CTACATGAAGCATCACTTTTTGCTCTAGGTTCACTGTCAGAACAGTTGTGTGAAGCACAG GATTCTGGTTTCGCAAAATACAATGTGCGGGATTTACTTGAGCAAATGCTAACTGACATTATGGTAACAG GGGTGCATGAGTATCCATTTCTTCACGCACGTGCATTCTCCATTGTGGCTAAGTTTTCTTCTGTG ATAAGTAAGGAAGTCAGTGAACAATATCTATGCTATGCTGCTCGTGCGATCGCCTCAGATGT GCCACCCCCAGTTAAAGTTGGCGCTTGCAGGGCACTGGCCCAACTTTTACCGGAATCTAATCAGGATTTGATTCAGCCCAATGTTATGGGCATACTCTCATCTCTTGTTGATCTTCTGCGGCAG GCATCTGATGAAACACTGCATCTTGTTCTAGAAACCCTCCAATCAGCCATCAAATCTG GTGGAGAACAATCAACTTTAATTGAGCCCATCATTTCCCCTATCATACTAGATGTTTGGGCTCAACACATTGCTGATCCATTCATCAGTATTGATGCTATAGAAGTGGTAGAG GCCATCAAGAATGCTCCTGGATGCTTACAGCCCCTTGTGTCCCGAATCCTCCCAACAATTGGATCCATTTTAGGGAAA CCCAAGATCCAGCCGGATGGACTAGTTGCAGGTTCACTGGACCTGTTGGCGATGATACTAAAA AATGCTCCAACTGTCGTGGTTAAAGCAGTCTTTGACACATGCTTTGTTTCTACTGTTCAAATTGTTCTTCAAAGTGATGACCATGGAGAAATGCAG AATGCGACAGAATGCTTGGCAGCATTCATATCAGGTGGCCGGCAGGAGTTGCTTGTTTGGGGTGGTGAACAAGGACATACACTCAAGATGCTACTTGATGCAGCTTCAAG GCTCTTAGATCCAATGTTGGAAAGTTCAGTATCACTCTTTGTTGGAAGCTTTGTTTTGCAACTCATTCTACAAATGCCTTCGCACTTATCTGCCCATATACCGGATCTTATTGCTGCTATTGTGAGACGAATGCAAACAAGCAGCATTGCAGGATTGAAAAGCTCACTTATTGTTATAATAGCCAGACTA GTACATCTGAGTGTACCAAATGTTGATCAGTTTATCAATCTTTTGCTTTCTATCCCTGCCCAGGGATATGGCAATTCACTTGTTTATATTATGTCAGCATGGTCAGAGCTACAAG gtGAAATTCAGGGAGCCTACCAAATAAAGGTAACTACAACTGCATTAGCTCTTCTCATATCAACTCGTCATCCTGAGCTATCTAAGGTTGAAGTTCAAGGTCATCTTATTAAG ACTAGTACAGGTATAACCACACGATCAAAAGCTCGGGTGGCTCCTGATCAATGGACCAAGATTCCACTCCCAGCTAAG ATCTTCTCGCTATTAGCAGATACATTAGCTGAAATTCAGGAACAAATCGGTGGTGGTAGTGACGATGACTGCGAAGAG GATAGTGACTGGGAGGAAGTGCATAATGGTGACACTAGTATACCTGATGATATCATATACTCGGCATCAGTTCCTTCAAATGCGAATCCATCAGTTGAACATCTAAATGCTATGGCTAAAGTTTTTGATGAG GACGAGGATGACAGCTATGATGATGATCTGACAAAAAATGACCCTGTTAATGAG GTGAAGTTAGCAGATTTTCTGACAAACATATTTACCAACCTGTGGGAGAATGATCGACCACTGTTTGAGTATCTTTGCCAG GGCCTATCTGATTCACAGAGGTCAGCTGTTGAAAAGGTTTTGAGGAAGTGA
- the LOC117864449 gene encoding expansin-A10, whose translation MAPPLLLVFLLLPALAAGHQHPSSFGSSALSEWRPAKASYYAADPEDAIGGACGFGDLGKHGYGMATVGLSTALFDRGAACGGCYEVRCVENLKYCLPGTSIVVTATNFCAPNYGLPADAGGHCNPPNHHFLLPIQAFEKIALWKAGVMPIQYRRVKCLREGGVRFSVNGRHFFFTVLISNVGGAGDVRSVKIKGTESGWLSMGRNWGQVWHINCDMRGQPLSFELSSSDGKTLTSFNVVPKDWEYGKTYTGKQFLL comes from the exons ATGGCTCCGCCGCTACtgctcgtcttcctcctcctcccggccctcgccgccggTCACCAGCATCCGTCCTCCTTCGGCTCCTCCGCCCTCTCCGAGTGGCGCCCCGCCAAGGCCTCCTACtacgccgccgaccccgaggACGCCATTG GTGGGGCTTGCGGGTTCGGGGATCTGGGGAAGCACGGTTACGGAATGGCGACGGTGGGGCTGAGCACGGCGCTGTTCGATCGCggagcggcgtgcggcggcTGCTACGAGGTCAGGTGCGTCGAGAATCTCAAGTATTGCCTCCCCGGCACCTCCATCGTCGTCACAGCCACCAACTTCTGCGCCCCCAACTACGGCctccccgccgacgccggcggccactGCAACCCGCCCAACCACCACTTCCTCCTCCCCATCCAGGCGTTCGAGAAGATTGCGCTCTGGAAGGCCGGCGTCATGCCCATCCAGTACCGCCG TGTTAAGTGCCTCCGTGAAGGTGGTGTCAGGTTTTCTGTCAACGGTCGACACTTCTTCTTCACAGTCCTAATCAGCAACGTTGGTGGCGCGGGTGATGTGAGATCGGTGAAGATCAAAGGAACGGAGTCAGGATGGCTCTCGATGGGCCGCAACTGGGGTCAGGTGTGGCACATCAACTGTGACATGAGGGGCCAGCCCCTGTCCTTCGAGCTCAGCTCAAGTGATGGCAAGACACTGACCAGTTTCAATGTCGTgcccaaggattgggaatatGGTAAAACATACACCGGGAAGCAATTTCTGCTGTAG